Proteins found in one Oribacterium sp. oral taxon 102 genomic segment:
- a CDS encoding ImmA/IrrE family metallo-endopeptidase, producing the protein MGTYNNEIEQFIYTVCYCPMWEAAYTYIAEHPYALNLSYSRIQNPDSAILEDMILEYTKNIRIDEDSLLFDAVVSCTINLTEDTYKGTASHETSQWLVLSCVAVVTDKLESVTVMNISGYTSGQPRKTDGHAVSKNIVPILYKKDLEDEVTTFLQQYFPEALEKPMAVPIADIAKDMGLEIIQGNRITDDFSVFGEIYFTAGKATIYDLFKVSETTIDVKRGTILVDAYTFWERNLGCVKNTIAHEVYHWYKHRMYAAIKHVLYGQDFVACRCPSNMAYPQKDEEWSDIQRMEWQANNMAPRILMPYRTFRMKVDELLQAYDYENSPIKPAILTSVAEELREFYGVSRQSVLIRMMETGYKDAATIYQYDEESPYHGYLDQRDAFYAYRTSSEFRNLVNSGLFRYVDGYFVINDEQYIERNNEGKPTLTDYAWANLNECTLQFTWQSLRADEAEKHFPFELLHRETGERKASKYDSKQSASAVQMSDALQKKREEFERQNAARRITGVNKTCWEVIFEIVQSRGLSKSHFCSLTGLGEEVYRKAEKNIDTKPSLRTIVAIGRGLDLDIGTTEKLLQLAGHAFDESDEHQALKYCITGFSGMTIDDANEFLESYNYEPLGSKQRL; encoded by the coding sequence GTGGGAACGTATAATAACGAGATCGAGCAGTTTATATATACTGTGTGCTACTGCCCCATGTGGGAGGCAGCTTATACATACATTGCAGAGCATCCTTATGCCCTGAATTTATCTTACTCCAGAATTCAGAATCCGGATTCTGCCATTCTTGAGGACATGATCCTCGAATATACAAAGAATATCCGTATAGATGAAGACAGCCTTCTATTTGACGCGGTCGTAAGCTGCACAATCAATCTGACCGAAGATACATACAAAGGCACAGCATCGCACGAAACAAGTCAATGGCTTGTTCTTTCCTGTGTGGCGGTCGTAACTGATAAACTCGAATCTGTTACTGTTATGAATATCTCTGGGTACACCTCTGGCCAACCTCGCAAAACGGATGGTCATGCCGTCTCGAAAAACATAGTTCCGATCTTATACAAAAAGGATCTGGAGGATGAAGTCACAACTTTTCTCCAGCAATATTTCCCGGAAGCACTGGAAAAGCCAATGGCCGTCCCTATTGCTGATATTGCAAAAGATATGGGACTTGAAATTATCCAAGGCAATCGGATCACAGATGATTTCAGTGTTTTTGGAGAAATATACTTCACTGCAGGGAAGGCAACCATCTATGATCTTTTTAAGGTTTCAGAAACAACAATCGATGTAAAGCGCGGCACCATTTTGGTAGATGCCTACACCTTCTGGGAGCGGAATCTTGGGTGCGTCAAAAACACAATCGCCCATGAAGTCTATCACTGGTATAAGCATCGAATGTATGCAGCGATAAAACACGTTCTCTATGGTCAGGACTTCGTTGCATGCCGCTGCCCTTCCAATATGGCATACCCTCAAAAGGATGAGGAGTGGTCTGATATCCAACGTATGGAGTGGCAGGCAAACAATATGGCTCCTCGTATTCTCATGCCTTATCGTACTTTCCGAATGAAAGTAGATGAACTTCTACAGGCATACGATTATGAAAATAGTCCTATAAAACCAGCTATTCTTACTTCTGTTGCCGAGGAGCTGCGTGAATTTTATGGTGTGTCCCGTCAATCAGTATTGATCCGTATGATGGAAACCGGCTACAAGGACGCTGCTACCATCTACCAGTATGACGAAGAATCCCCATACCACGGGTACTTAGATCAGCGTGATGCGTTCTATGCATATCGCACCAGCAGCGAATTCCGCAACCTTGTTAATTCTGGTCTTTTCCGGTATGTGGACGGATACTTCGTTATCAACGACGAGCAGTACATCGAGCGTAACAATGAGGGCAAACCGACCCTTACTGATTATGCATGGGCAAATCTGAACGAATGCACCCTGCAATTTACATGGCAGTCCCTGCGGGCAGATGAGGCAGAAAAACACTTCCCATTCGAGCTGCTTCACCGTGAAACCGGAGAGCGCAAAGCCTCAAAATACGATTCTAAGCAAAGTGCCTCCGCTGTTCAGATGTCCGACGCGCTGCAAAAGAAGCGTGAAGAATTTGAGCGACAGAATGCCGCCAGAAGGATAACTGGTGTGAATAAAACCTGCTGGGAGGTCATCTTTGAGATCGTGCAGTCTCGCGGTCTTAGCAAATCGCATTTCTGTTCTTTGACCGGCCTCGGCGAAGAGGTGTACCGTAAAGCCGAGAAGAACATCGACACAAAGCCAAGTCTGAGAACGATTGTCGCTATAGGCAGAGGACTTGACCTTGATATCGGAACAACTGAAAAGCTGTTGCAGCTTGCCGGACATGCATTTGATGAATCTGACGAGCACCAAGCATTAAAATACTGCATCACAGGATTCTCCGGGATGACCATTGATGATGCAAACGAGTTTCTTGAATCATACAATTATGAGCCACTCGGCTCCAAACAACGCCTGTAA
- a CDS encoding DUF2815 family protein has product MNKNVKINNPMKVITGPDTRWSYANVWEPKSINGGTPKYSVSLIIPKSDTKTIAKIEAAIEAAYKEGEAKLKGNGKSVPALSVIKTPLRDGDMERSDDPAYANAYFVNANATSAPGIVDADRNPILTRSEVYSGVYGRASISFYAFNSSGNKGIACGLNNLQKIRDGEPLGGKANAESDFASDEDDDFLD; this is encoded by the coding sequence ATGAACAAGAATGTAAAAATCAACAATCCTATGAAGGTAATCACTGGTCCTGACACTCGTTGGTCTTATGCCAACGTCTGGGAGCCGAAATCCATCAATGGCGGTACACCGAAGTACAGCGTATCTCTGATTATTCCGAAGTCTGATACCAAGACCATCGCCAAGATTGAAGCTGCCATCGAGGCCGCTTACAAGGAGGGCGAGGCCAAGCTCAAAGGCAATGGCAAGTCTGTACCTGCCCTCTCTGTCATCAAGACTCCGCTTCGTGATGGCGACATGGAGCGTTCGGACGATCCGGCCTACGCCAATGCTTATTTCGTAAATGCCAATGCAACCTCTGCTCCTGGCATCGTGGATGCAGATCGCAATCCGATTCTTACTCGCTCCGAGGTTTACTCCGGTGTGTATGGTCGCGCCAGCATCAGCTTCTATGCCTTCAACAGCTCCGGTAACAAGGGTATCGCCTGTGGACTTAACAATCTGCAGAAGATTCGTGACGGTGAGCCTCTTGGTGGTAAGGCAAACGCTGAGTCTGATTTCGCATCTGATGAAGATGACGATTTCCTTGACTAA
- a CDS encoding helix-turn-helix domain-containing protein, producing the protein MEVSYKKLWKILIDKDMKKKDLQAAAGISWASVTKLSKGETVSMEVLMKVCKTLNCDIGDIMELIPTEENGTT; encoded by the coding sequence GTGGAAGTTAGTTATAAAAAATTGTGGAAAATATTGATTGACAAAGACATGAAGAAGAAAGACTTGCAGGCAGCTGCCGGGATCAGCTGGGCTTCGGTAACCAAGCTCTCGAAGGGCGAGACAGTAAGCATGGAAGTGCTAATGAAAGTATGCAAAACGCTGAACTGCGATATAGGGGACATCATGGAACTAATCCCTACAGAAGAAAATGGAACTACTTGA
- the tcmP gene encoding three-Cys-motif partner protein TcmP, whose protein sequence is MSGRKKSVISKASPHTIKKFELIEEYIKSWAQKLLLNDSCNGLIFIDCMCNSGIYTDDDGNLVKGTAVRVSEALREAARTYTEKNIHIYLNDKDKARVDELKKHLPQDERNFKIVTSCGDAHELLLTIGPQLYGTGHLHYFLLYDPYDATIDWEALLPFFRNWGEVMINHMVSDPVRAITSAKKKTTKEKYENTYLEDFEKLVPYGSDKKAYEARVEEIIDSLKGFRRYYVSAFPFYNTQNSLVYNLIHCTSSKVGFRLYKKSAWKVFGAQSSTKHSAENRQLSFDFNGEIVIEEDDSCLHVVDIARYLDRSFRGRKQVPINELWELLDNHPIFPSEGFRDEVKNELKGFGAKVEQIVHPDTGKKETVISFSS, encoded by the coding sequence ATGTCCGGCAGAAAAAAGAGCGTAATCAGTAAAGCAAGTCCTCATACGATCAAGAAGTTTGAACTGATTGAGGAATATATAAAATCATGGGCTCAGAAACTGTTACTGAATGATTCTTGCAACGGGCTGATCTTTATCGACTGTATGTGTAACAGCGGAATATATACTGACGATGATGGGAACCTCGTGAAGGGCACAGCAGTGCGTGTCTCAGAAGCACTTAGGGAAGCAGCAAGAACTTATACGGAGAAAAACATCCATATCTACCTGAACGATAAGGACAAGGCCAGAGTGGATGAATTGAAAAAGCATCTTCCACAGGATGAGCGGAATTTTAAGATCGTAACTTCATGCGGTGATGCACATGAGCTGCTTCTTACTATCGGGCCACAGTTATATGGAACCGGGCATCTGCATTATTTTCTGCTCTACGATCCATATGATGCGACCATTGATTGGGAGGCGCTTCTGCCATTCTTCCGCAACTGGGGAGAAGTCATGATCAACCACATGGTCTCAGATCCGGTGCGGGCGATAACAAGCGCCAAGAAGAAAACTACAAAAGAAAAGTACGAGAACACTTATCTGGAGGATTTCGAGAAGCTGGTACCTTACGGAAGCGATAAGAAAGCCTATGAAGCAAGAGTAGAAGAAATCATAGATTCCTTGAAGGGCTTCCGCAGATATTACGTCTCGGCCTTTCCTTTCTATAACACGCAAAACTCGCTCGTGTATAACCTGATTCACTGCACGAGCAGCAAAGTGGGCTTCAGACTCTACAAGAAGAGTGCATGGAAAGTGTTCGGAGCACAATCCTCCACCAAGCACTCAGCTGAAAACAGGCAGCTATCCTTTGACTTCAATGGCGAGATTGTGATTGAAGAGGATGATTCCTGCTTACATGTAGTTGATATAGCGAGGTATTTGGATCGGTCGTTTAGAGGGCGTAAGCAGGTGCCTATAAATGAACTGTGGGAACTGCTCGACAATCATCCGATCTTCCCTTCAGAAGGGTTCCGAGATGAAGTGAAGAATGAACTAAAGGGCTTTGGTGCCAAGGTCGAGCAGATTGTGCACCCTGATACAGGAAAGAAGGAAACGGTGATCTCCTTCTCTTCATGA
- a CDS encoding sigma-70 family RNA polymerase sigma factor — MQNNDNQKTYFIYVRSTGEKVPVTKEQHDSFYKEADRIRHKEQDHGRCMCPYRFIWSCDGDCLDCEYHAAGDITSLDQPLSDGNGTLGDYMPDRSKSMEEIISDRMLLEQLFARLRELDSDADTIIQCWLDDCKISDRAIAEKLGRPQRTFADQMKKIRTELHKIRGY, encoded by the coding sequence ATGCAAAACAATGACAATCAGAAGACTTACTTTATTTACGTTCGCAGCACCGGCGAAAAGGTGCCGGTCACCAAGGAACAGCACGACTCCTTCTATAAGGAAGCCGACCGCATTCGCCACAAGGAGCAGGACCACGGCAGGTGCATGTGCCCATATCGCTTCATATGGAGCTGCGATGGCGACTGTCTTGACTGCGAATACCATGCTGCAGGCGACATCACCTCACTTGATCAGCCTCTTTCTGATGGCAATGGCACCCTCGGCGACTATATGCCCGACCGTAGCAAGTCTATGGAAGAAATCATCTCCGACCGTATGCTGTTGGAGCAGCTTTTTGCCAGACTGCGTGAACTCGACTCGGATGCTGATACCATCATTCAGTGTTGGCTTGATGATTGCAAGATCTCAGATCGTGCAATCGCCGAGAAACTTGGCCGCCCGCAGCGTACCTTCGCTGATCAAATGAAGAAGATCCGTACAGAGCTCCATAAAATTCGTGGCTATTAA
- a CDS encoding DUF2800 domain-containing protein — translation MPPKGHAILSASSSDRWLHCPPSARLCETYEDKGSDYAAEGTDAHELCEYKLKRALGMDASDPTENLTWYNEEMEDCANGYAAYILEMVEAAKESCADPKVLIEQRVDFSRWVEQGFGTADCIIIADGTLRICDYKHGLGVLVDATDNPQMKCYALGALELFDDIYDIDNVSMTIYQPRRQNISTFEISKDELYRWADEVLKPTADLAFAGDGNFLCGEWCGFCKAKHECRARAEANLTLAQYDFKLPPLLEDSEIEYILSRADELVAWASDIKEYALQQAISGKEWAGWKLVEGRSNRKYSNEEAVIQAVTDAGFDPYEKKLLGITAMQKRLGKSRFDELLTAYIEKPQGKPTLVPESDKRPAMNNAKTDFMEEN, via the coding sequence ATGCCACCTAAAGGACATGCTATCTTATCTGCTTCCTCTTCAGACCGCTGGCTCCACTGCCCGCCTTCCGCAAGGCTCTGCGAGACATACGAGGATAAAGGCAGCGATTATGCTGCGGAAGGCACTGATGCTCACGAGCTTTGTGAGTACAAGCTAAAGAGGGCCCTGGGGATGGATGCCAGTGATCCGACGGAGAATCTCACCTGGTACAACGAGGAAATGGAGGACTGTGCCAATGGCTATGCCGCCTACATCCTTGAAATGGTAGAGGCCGCCAAGGAAAGCTGCGCTGATCCGAAGGTTCTGATTGAACAGCGTGTAGATTTCTCTCGCTGGGTGGAGCAGGGCTTCGGAACCGCTGACTGCATCATCATTGCAGATGGCACCTTGAGAATATGCGATTACAAGCACGGTCTTGGAGTCCTCGTAGATGCGACCGATAATCCGCAAATGAAATGCTACGCGCTTGGAGCCCTGGAGCTCTTTGATGACATCTACGACATTGATAATGTCAGCATGACCATCTACCAGCCAAGGCGTCAGAATATTTCCACCTTTGAAATTTCCAAGGATGAGCTGTACAGGTGGGCGGATGAAGTGTTGAAGCCGACCGCAGATCTTGCCTTTGCAGGAGATGGAAACTTCCTCTGTGGCGAATGGTGTGGTTTCTGTAAGGCCAAGCACGAATGCCGTGCCAGAGCGGAAGCCAATCTTACGCTGGCTCAGTACGATTTCAAGCTTCCACCTCTTTTAGAGGATTCGGAGATTGAATACATCCTCTCCCGCGCAGATGAGCTGGTTGCCTGGGCATCCGATATCAAGGAATATGCTCTGCAGCAGGCCATCAGCGGTAAGGAATGGGCTGGCTGGAAGCTGGTCGAAGGTAGATCCAACCGCAAGTATTCCAATGAGGAGGCAGTCATCCAGGCAGTTACAGATGCCGGGTTTGATCCATATGAAAAGAAGCTCCTTGGTATCACTGCCATGCAGAAGCGTCTTGGCAAATCCAGATTCGATGAGCTGCTTACAGCCTATATTGAAAAGCCGCAAGGTAAACCGACGCTCGTACCGGAGAGCGATAAACGTCCGGCAATGAACAATGCAAAAACTGATTTTATGGAGGAAAATTAA
- a CDS encoding DNA ligase codes for MSKMSDMAMTIEELRSAAAAINEAANWLAEQFGGTAGEAPAKEPAAKEEQKPDLKLENVRAVLAEKSRAGHTAAIRTLLQKYGASKLSAVDPKHYEALLKDAEVLDDAT; via the coding sequence ATGAGCAAAATGAGCGATATGGCTATGACCATCGAAGAGCTGCGCAGTGCAGCCGCTGCTATTAATGAAGCAGCCAACTGGTTAGCAGAACAGTTTGGTGGCACTGCTGGTGAAGCACCTGCCAAAGAGCCTGCTGCCAAGGAAGAACAGAAACCGGATTTGAAGCTTGAGAATGTACGAGCTGTCTTAGCAGAAAAGTCCCGTGCCGGGCATACCGCTGCTATCCGTACATTACTTCAGAAATATGGTGCTTCCAAGCTATCTGCTGTTGATCCGAAGCACTATGAAGCCTTGTTAAAGGATGCGGAGGTACTTGACGATGCCACCTAA
- a CDS encoding three-Cys-motif partner protein TcmP, translating into MATSQKFGGNWTEEKLNIFTSYLDAYLIALQNQKFKKIYIDAFAGTGEIETGDGGQYLVGSAKRALASEKKFDHYYFIEADSQKAGELQDMINAEFPQMRRIVTIYCGDANDKLAEIISSIDWRYNRGLLFLDPYATQVNWTTLENVAQTKSIDVWYLFPFSALERMLPKNGKYDKWEDCIDRLLGDSGWREEFYKKDPQMTLFDLFPEPGQSEDDRMVKDANPDHIKEYIFSRLGTIFPCVSKHARIFRNRRNSPMFLFCFAIASESPKAQGLALRMADYILKNK; encoded by the coding sequence ATGGCAACGTCGCAGAAATTTGGTGGCAATTGGACGGAGGAGAAGCTGAATATCTTTACCAGCTATCTGGACGCATACCTGATTGCACTGCAAAACCAGAAGTTCAAGAAGATTTATATAGACGCCTTTGCTGGAACCGGCGAGATCGAGACCGGCGACGGCGGGCAGTATCTTGTGGGCTCCGCTAAGCGTGCACTGGCGTCTGAGAAGAAGTTCGATCACTACTATTTTATAGAAGCGGACTCTCAGAAGGCGGGAGAACTTCAGGATATGATAAACGCCGAGTTCCCGCAGATGAGGCGAATTGTTACGATTTACTGTGGCGATGCGAATGATAAGCTCGCGGAGATTATTAGCAGCATAGACTGGAGATATAACAGAGGATTGCTGTTCTTAGACCCATATGCGACGCAGGTAAATTGGACTACGCTTGAAAATGTAGCGCAGACGAAATCGATAGATGTATGGTACCTGTTCCCCTTCTCAGCACTTGAACGGATGCTGCCGAAAAACGGAAAGTACGATAAATGGGAGGATTGCATAGATCGATTGCTTGGAGATTCCGGATGGCGGGAGGAATTCTATAAGAAAGATCCCCAGATGACGCTTTTTGACCTATTTCCGGAGCCCGGACAGAGCGAGGACGATCGGATGGTTAAGGACGCAAATCCAGATCACATAAAGGAGTATATCTTCTCTCGGCTTGGGACAATCTTTCCATGCGTGTCAAAGCATGCACGGATTTTCAGGAACAGAAGGAATTCGCCGATGTTCCTATTCTGCTTTGCCATCGCGAGTGAGAGTCCGAAAGCGCAAGGACTTGCACTGCGGATGGCAGACTACATATTAAAGAACAAGTAG